In Lacibacter sp. H375, one DNA window encodes the following:
- a CDS encoding alpha/beta hydrolase: MKLVLLISSLMVVTAIHAQQEMPLYNGAVPNSKPARNKETAVSKDNVLRISKVSVPTLTVYKPANPNGMSVIICPGGGYGILAFDKEGTRVAEEMNKWGITAFVLKYRLPDDTTNIDRSTAPLMDAQQAVRLVRSKATEWGLKKNKIGIMGFSAGGHVASTAATHFNRKADATNKDTTSVRPDFAILIYPVISFDSTITHKGSRNNLVGATASADQIKLYSNELQVTAKTPPSFLVHAGDDGAVPVENSIRYYQACIKYKVPAEMHLYPKGGHGFGMFNKTTTDNWMERLQNWLNTLQ; this comes from the coding sequence ATGAAATTAGTTTTATTGATAAGTTCGCTTATGGTTGTAACAGCAATACACGCCCAACAGGAAATGCCTTTGTACAATGGTGCGGTTCCTAATTCAAAACCTGCACGCAATAAAGAAACGGCAGTATCAAAAGATAATGTTCTGCGCATTTCAAAAGTTAGTGTGCCCACACTTACCGTGTACAAACCGGCAAACCCCAACGGTATGTCGGTGATTATTTGTCCGGGTGGTGGTTATGGTATATTGGCCTTCGATAAAGAAGGTACACGTGTGGCAGAAGAAATGAACAAGTGGGGTATCACGGCATTTGTATTGAAATACCGTTTACCTGATGATACAACAAATATTGATCGAAGCACTGCACCGTTGATGGACGCTCAACAAGCTGTTCGTTTGGTCCGCAGCAAGGCAACCGAATGGGGCTTGAAAAAAAACAAGATCGGCATCATGGGATTTTCAGCAGGTGGACATGTTGCATCAACTGCAGCAACACATTTTAACAGAAAGGCTGATGCAACAAACAAAGACACCACATCGGTACGCCCAGATTTTGCTATACTAATTTACCCTGTGATCAGTTTCGACAGCACTATCACACACAAAGGATCAAGAAATAATCTGGTTGGTGCAACTGCATCTGCTGATCAAATCAAATTGTATTCAAACGAGTTACAGGTAACGGCTAAAACACCCCCATCGTTTTTAGTACATGCAGGTGATGATGGCGCAGTACCTGTTGAAAACAGTATACGTTATTACCAGGCTTGCATTAAATATAAAGTGCCTGCTGAAATGCATCTCTATCCAAAAGGCGGACATGGTTTTGGCATGTTTAATAAAACAACAACTGATAACTGGATGGAACGATTG